The following proteins are encoded in a genomic region of Camarhynchus parvulus chromosome 4A, STF_HiC, whole genome shotgun sequence:
- the UBE2A gene encoding ubiquitin-conjugating enzyme E2 A, whose protein sequence is MSTPARRRLMRDFKRLQEDPPAGVSGAPSENNIMVWNAVIFGPEGTPFEDGTFKLTIEFTEEYPNKPPTVRFVSKMFHPNVYADGSICLDILQNRWSPTYDVSSILTSIQSLLDEPNPNSPANSQAAQLYQENKREYEKRVSAIVEQSWRDC, encoded by the exons ATGTCCACTCCGGCCCGTAGGCGCCTCATGCGGGACTTCAAGAG gctgcaggaggatccCCCGGCCGGGGTGAGCGGGGCCCCCTCTGAGAACAACATCATGGTGTGGAACGCCGTCATCTTCGG gcccGAGGGGACCCCTTTCGAGGACG GAACTTTCAAACTTACAATAGAATTCACAGAAGAATACCCAAATAAGCCACCTACTGTCAGATTTGTCTCTAAAATGTTTCATCCAAATG TCTATGCAGACGGTAGTATATGTCTGGATATCCTTCAGAATCGCTGGAGCCCCACTTATGATGTCTCCTCCATCTTAACATCCATACAG TCCCTATTGGATGAGCCAAATCCGAACAGTCCAGCAAAcagccaggcagctcagctATACCAAGAGAATAAGCGGGAATATGAAAAACGGGTTTCTGCAATAGTAGAACAGAGCTGGCGTGACTGTTGA
- the NKRF gene encoding NF-kappa-B-repressing factor produces the protein MPPPAEPQPEAEAEPALEQWRQYNETDRQWALRRRFILRHLPAYPGGAIDQLLALSVLWTNHVFMGCRYGVQVMEKVLKMAEGIDIGETRSYELVPSKKLKRYRSPSDSPEPEETPEPPKKVVPKFRVRPRFEPIHFVTSAEKDGKKDNSLDNQRQEVNQEANTNSMAQPAENCTNSFVNAREANPQLSSSAGLGFTGPAAAAKKAVNSADSTTSNAVQVSVSPSTAPSASETFPPSAIMLKQSFMEKLSAAVWKNLTNPDANTGMDKINFTYLLTRSIQACKTNPEYIYVPLKEIAPADLPKSKKLLTDGFACEVRCQNVYLATGYAGSKNGSRDRAAEQAVKLLKKSVEVRVIQRKFKHTYHEDLVVCEAGVCRPDFPPALKPHEEFVVANRDCVPMQPGSESMKGSANANKDWTSFVLTENASDAIGILNNSASYNKMSVEYKYELMPNRSWRCQVYLQDHCLAEGFGTKKTSKHAAAEEALKILQKMQSNIASLKVTQVQKVGCSSRGSGRKKDLKDLVIYENSTNPVCTLNDTAQFNKMTVEYVFERMTGMRWKCKVMLEDEFIAEAVGVKKSVKHEAAEEAVKILKKTQPTVVNNLKKGTVEDVISRNEIRGRSAEEAFKQKIKEDNIGNQILRKMGWTGGGLGKDGEGIREPISVKEQFKREGLGLDVERVNRIAKRDIEEIIRNYARSDSHIDLTFSRELTMDERKQIHQIAQKYGLKSKSHGQGHNRYLVVSRKRRKEDLLDQLKQEGQVGHYELIMPQAN, from the exons GTACGGCGTGCAGGTCATGGAGAAGGTTCTCAAGATGGCTGAAGGCATCGACATCGGGGAAACGAGGTCCTACGAGCTGGTGCCCAGCAAGAAGCTGAAAAGATACCGCTCTCCATCGGACA GCCCAGAGCCAGAAGAGACTCCTGAGCCACCCAAAAAGGTGGTCCCCAAGTTCCGAGTGCGACCACGCTTTGAGCCCATACATTTTGTCACCAGCGCTGAGAAGGATGGCAAGAAGGACAATTCTCTGGATAACCAAAGGCAGGAGGTGAACCAGGAGGCAAATACAAacagcatggcacagccagCTGAAAACTGTACAAATTCTTTTGTGAATGCACGAGAGGCGAatccccagctctccagctcagctgggcttggctttacaggcccagcagcagcagccaagaaGGCTGTGAATAGTGCGGACTCTACCACAAGCAATGCCGTGCAGGTTTCTGTTTCCCCTTCAACTGCCCCGTCTGCATCAGAGACTTTCCCTCCATCAGCAATAATGCTGAAGCAGAGCTTTATGGAGAAACTGTCAGCAGCCGTCTGGAAAAACCTTACTAATCCAGATGCAAACACTGGGATGGATAAAATTAACTTCACGTATCTTTTGACGCGTTCAATTCAGGCGTGCAAGACAAACCCTGAATATATTTATGTTCCTCTGAAAGAGATTGCCCCTGCTGACCTGCCCAAGAGCAAGAAGCTCCTGACAGACGGCTTCGCTTGCGAGGTGCGGTGTCAGAACGTGTACCTGGCCACCGGCTACGCGGGCAGCAAGAACGGATCCCGGGACCGAGCCGCGGAACAGGCAGTGAAGCTGCTGAAGAAATCCGTGGAAGTTCGAGTCATTCAGCGGAAGTTCAAGCACACCTACCACGAGGACCTGGTGGTGTGTGAGGCAGGTGTGTGTCGCCCAGATTTCCCTCCCGCTCTCAAACCTCACGAGGAGTTCGTAGTTGCCAACAGGGACTGTGTCCCAATGCAGCCCGGTTCTGAATCCATGAAGGGTTCCGCAAATGCCAACAAAGATTGGACTAGTTTTGTCCTCACAGAGAATGCCAGCGATGCAATAGGAATACTTAACAATTCTGCCTCATATAACAAAATGTCTGTTGAATATAAGTATGAATTAATGCCGAACCGCTCATGGCGTTGTCAGGTGTATCTCCAAGATCACTGCCTGGCCGAGGGATTTGGCACAAAAAAGACCAGCAAGCATGCGGCAGCTGAGGAGGCACTGAAAATCCTGCAGAAGATGCAGTCAAATATAGCATCCCTCAAAGTGACCCAGGTGCAGAAAGTGGGCTGCTCATCACGGGGCTCCGGGAGGAAGAAGGACCTGAAGGACCTGGTGATCTACGAGAACTCCACTAACCCGGTGTGCACCCTGAACGACACTGCCCAGTTCAACAAGATGACGGTGGAGTACGTCTTTGAGAGGATGACAGGCATGCGATGGAAGTGCAAGGTGATGCTTGAAGATGAATTCATTGCAGAAGCAGTTGGAGTGAAGAAATCTGTCAAGCatgaggcagcagaggaagccGTGAAAATCCTCAAAAAGACTCAGCCAACTGTTGTTAATAACCTGAAGAAAGGCACTGTTGAAGACGTCATCTCCAGAAATGAGATTCGAGGTCGATCAGCAGAAGAGGCTTTCAAACAGAAGATCAAAGAAGACAACATTGGGAACCAAATTTTAAGAAAGATGGGCTGGACAGGCGGTGGCCTAGGGAAGGATGGTGAAGGGATTAGGGAGCCTATTTCAGTAAAGGAGCAGTTCAAAAGGGAAGGACTTGGGCTTGATGTGGAAAGGGTGAACAGAATCGCTAAGAGAGATATTGAAGAGATCATTCGAAACTATGCACGTTCAGACAGTCACATTGACTTGACTTTCTCTAGAGAACTGACCATGGATGAGCGGAAGCAGATACAtcaaattgcccaaaaatacGGTCTTAAAAGTAaatcccatgggcagggacacaacAGATACTTGGTGGTGAGCAGGAAGCGGCGCAAGGAAGATCTGTTAGACCAGCTGAAGCAggaaggccaggttgggcatTACGAGCTTATCATGCCCCAGGCAAACTGA